GCGGGGCGGTGCCGGGGGCGGTGTCGCGGTGCCGCGGGCGGTGTCAGGGGCCGTGTCGCGGCTGTGGTAATGCCCCGCGGGCCGGCGGGTCTTAGAAGTGGTCGTGGTGAGGACGGCGCGGCGAGTTATCGGGGCGTTACTGGGGGCCGCGGCCTGGGAACTGCCTCCAGCCGGgagaagctctgcagagggTCCCCGAGGGACTTGCAGGAGCAGTGaatgcccagggctgggccctgtGCTTTGTGTGTTTGTGCCTGTTCCGTCTCCACTCGCGTGCCGGCCCTTGGGATACGGGTGGATGGGGGAACACATCACtcctcacttttccccaagccATCCTTCAGCCCTGGGTAGGTCCTCACCCTGTGATAGCCCCCCCGGCCCAGCAGCACATCACTGTGAAATTGCTCATCTTCCAAGTCCTTCCACACTATTTACAGTCAGGAATCCATGTAAAGACCTCAACGGTTTAATTCTTGTaagatttatttcaaaattagaaatgcataatatttttggaaaaggcagaatttttGCCTCTGTCTTTGGGCCAGCTCTTGGGCAGCCTTTGGGTGGTGTCTAAAATCCCCAAAGCTCAGGGCCGGGAACTGGAATGGTCCACTGGCAGTTCATTTCCATACAGGGAACACTCCCGGCTTTGGAAGCTTTGCAAAGTGTCCCCACACCCATCCCTTGAGCAGGTTTTTAATAGCGAGTAAATGAACTCTGGTTCCTCTGACCTCTTGTCCCATAACAGCAAAATCCAGGCTGTGCATCCCATGCTTGGCAGTCTGGAGCACTGATCTTAACTTGTCCCCAGGGCCCCCATTGTGACACTCCCCAGAAGCTGAAGGGGTGCTGGCCCAGCCAAAGCCTGCAACGTCTGCCCAGCAGAAGGATGTACGAGAAGCTCCACAGCCCATAGCACCAACTCTGCTGTAGAAACCATCACTGAATAAAAGGAATTTTCAAAACCGTTAGCAGCACTGTGGGCTCCCCTGGAGGTAGGATGAGATTCTTCACAGCCCGTGAAACAAGCAAgtcctttgttgttgttttcctgGTTTGCTACAGGGAAATCTTTTGGCCCTTAGGGGGAAAGATGGATGAAGGGGTGGTAGGGGAGTCTGGCTCATGGATCAGGTGCTGCCCTCTGCCACATTACCCCGTCACTTGGCGTTGAAGCCGGTCCCTACCAGCACCTATTCACAGTGAAATGAAACTGGAATGTGGGTGCCTCTAAAACTTGgttgaaaagaaaactttgttGCCATGTGGAAGCCTTTACAGGAGTCGGCACCACTACTCACGTTGTGCCAAGGAGCTGAGGCACAGCTATGCTTcttgaaaagctttttaaaaaactgttaaaatgctataaggaagaaatattcTTCTGTGGGCTCAGAATCTTAAGGTATTGGGTATGAACAGCTGCCAAAAGTGGGGAGAGCTGCGGGTAGGTGCTGTTGAGAGGGTGAGAACCTCCTTGACACTGCAGACCCTATCAGCATCTTCCCCATGTCATCACAGATGTCTCAGGTGGTGGATCCACCCTTACCTGGCCAACAGTGAATCAGTAAAGTGCTTTAAATCACATAATTTGCACCTTGTCCTTCAGCTGCATCCTGCAATGGACTCCTTTGGGCTAGGGAGAGTTCAGCAGGAGAGCACTTGTGCTTTGAAGTGACACACCGTTCCCACTGCTTATCCCACCAGCCGTGGGTGCCTTCTAGCTCCACATGGATCTGAGAGAGGCCCTAGCCAGTGACTAGAAGAAAAAACTGATGCGAGAGGCCACTGTTTTACAGCCCGTTGACGagaataatttctcttcttCTGGGAAGTAGGGGATGCTGTCAGCCACTTCCTGGACAACACCTGGCCGTACCTCCAGACCTTGCTGGACAAGCTCACTGATGACGCACTGCTTTACGTGGTAGTGCTTCAGAGGGAGAAAAGGCACAACAAAATCAATGAGATGTTCATTAATGATCTCAGATTTCCAGAAGCCACCTGcacaaggaaaggaagagaatgTTTTATCTTCAGAAAGTCTCTGCAGTCCCTGCAATTCAAAGAGCTGCTTTCTGTGAAGCCAAAATACTCTTCAGAAGAGACATCTTGCTCGTTTTGTACAAGGAGAGGGCTGTACCCATCAGTTGTCACCTCCCCCCCAAACAGACTTTTTCTCCAGGAATGGGGGATTTAGTTTGTCTAGTCAGAATTTAAGCTCTACTCCTTGTGCTAAGGGCAAAGCAAGGAGACCTGGGCAGGCATTGGGGATCAATATAGCTCAGTGCTGTTCTGGCAAGTGTGCTGTGCTGTCTGCCAGCCCCCAGCTGCAAATACACCTTTGTCTCCAAAGAACTTTGCTAAATATGGCAACAGGTCTGATGGCTCAGAAGCTGGCTCCCTTCATCAGGCAACCTCAAGGGGACTGCAGTTCCAATCCCGCAAAACCCCCttgtccctttctggctgcttGGGAGGTGGCAGGTGGTGTGTGTGGCTTCCTAGAACAGGCCTGGCTACTTGTGCTGTGCTGTAGGGCTACAGGAGGAGCTCAGCTCCATGGACTCACTCTGAGGGTTTTCAAAGACTGCCTTGGAGATGGCTGGCTCCAGGTCCTGCAAGCTGATTTCCTCCCGGTCCTTGCGGGCATGCCACAGAGCCAATGTCACGTTGTTGATCTGCTCCCCTCCTGCATTGCTGCACAAGAATGAGAGGCTTATCCAGTGTGTACCCAGGAAAATTGTGTCTCAGGTGGCACCTGACACCCACCAGCCTGCAGAGTGcaagccagcagctcccagctgcctggCCCAAAATAACTCCCGTAGAGGCAGCCAAATAACATGCAGAGGAGGCTTTTTCACACTCTCCAGATCTATCTGCTCATAGTGAGACGGCACCTCTTGGTATTTGTACAGGCTCAAGGCTTGGAGAAGGAAAGGCAAAACAAGTGCATGCCCTGCCTGAAGTAGGTGTGACCTCTGCCCAAATGAGAAGCAGTGAGCTGGAAGGCCCCATGGAGAGGCCTCTCTCACctgatgaagatgaagat
The nucleotide sequence above comes from Cinclus cinclus chromosome 19, bCinCin1.1, whole genome shotgun sequence. Encoded proteins:
- the TOR2A gene encoding prosalusin, producing MKGVREFLENPNPMKPLVMSFHGSTGTGKTYVSSMLIRYLFQRGLQSPYVHHFSPIVHFPHAEQVEQYKESLKRWIQGNLTNCGRSAFLFDEMDKMHPGLIDVIIPFLGPSWVVYGTNYRKAIFIFISNAGGEQINNVTLALWHARKDREEISLQDLEPAISKAVFENPQSGFWKSEIINEHLIDFVVPFLPLKHYHVKQCVISELVQQGLEVRPGVVQEVADSIPYFPEEEKLFSSTGCKTVASRISFFF